From the Xenorhabdus ishibashii genome, one window contains:
- a CDS encoding phage terminase small subunit P27 family, whose amino-acid sequence MARAPKPPVYLNEIAAEQWKSKAKILNEREDLSPADWNNLELYCVNYAIYRKAVEDIEVRGFAVEGSRGAATSNPSLKAKADAEKIMIKMSSLLGFDPVSRRRNPVESDEPDDLDVLMA is encoded by the coding sequence ATGGCAAGAGCACCCAAACCCCCCGTTTATTTAAATGAGATTGCCGCCGAGCAATGGAAATCAAAAGCCAAAATCCTCAACGAACGGGAAGATCTCAGCCCAGCAGACTGGAACAACTTAGAACTCTATTGCGTTAACTATGCGATTTACCGTAAAGCCGTTGAAGACATTGAAGTGCGCGGGTTCGCAGTGGAAGGTTCACGCGGTGCAGCGACCAGTAACCCCTCACTGAAAGCGAAAGCCGATGCGGAAAAAATCATGATAAAAATGTCGTCATTGCTGGGCTTTGATCCGGTTTCCCGCCGCCGAAATCCGGTAGAAAGCGATGAACCCGACGATTTAGATGTGCTGATGGCCTGA
- a CDS encoding HNH endonuclease, which yields MPWQPLKRCSYPNCRERVKSGRCEQHKREARRQQDSKRGSRRERGYTPAWDKYRLQFLKSNPLCVHCFKVGVYAPATIVDHIIPIDGGSDVLFWPDFNHQPLCNSCHSRKTVTTDPTTKQRRKNGEYRELEAKAAQRNNWIHEYNQDA from the coding sequence ATGCCGTGGCAACCGTTAAAGCGCTGTAGCTATCCCAATTGCCGTGAGCGGGTCAAGTCTGGTCGCTGTGAGCAGCACAAACGGGAAGCTAGACGACAACAGGACAGTAAACGAGGCTCAAGGCGTGAGCGAGGTTATACCCCTGCATGGGATAAATACCGTCTGCAATTCCTTAAGTCCAATCCGCTGTGTGTGCATTGTTTCAAGGTAGGTGTGTATGCCCCAGCGACGATTGTGGATCATATCATACCCATTGACGGTGGTAGTGATGTGCTGTTTTGGCCTGACTTCAATCACCAGCCGCTATGTAATAGCTGCCACAGTCGAAAGACCGTGACCACTGACCCAACAACGAAACAGCGGCGTAAGAATGGGGAATATCGGGAACTGGAAGCAAAGGCAGCCCAGCGCAATAACTGGATTCATGAGTATAACCAAGATGCGTGA
- a CDS encoding head-tail connector protein gives MSNPLITLDEIKQHCRIDESDTLEDTLLQGYANAALEVCQQHIGKRFDDGLVFSPAIKVGCLLYIGLLYETRSMVADKELKEIPFTIKSLWSVYRDVGVY, from the coding sequence ATGAGTAACCCTCTCATAACATTGGACGAAATCAAACAACATTGCCGGATAGATGAAAGTGATACGTTAGAAGATACCTTACTTCAAGGTTATGCCAATGCTGCCTTAGAAGTCTGCCAGCAACATATCGGCAAGCGCTTTGATGATGGCTTGGTATTCAGTCCGGCGATCAAAGTTGGCTGTTTACTTTATATCGGTTTACTGTATGAAACTCGTTCGATGGTGGCAGATAAGGAACTGAAAGAAATCCCGTTCACCATCAAATCATTATGGTCTGTCTATCGTGATGTAGGAGTCTACTGA
- a CDS encoding HK97 family phage prohead protease — MKNDFEIRTASLSASDKKLTGYVIKWNSRSQVLWDEFVEQFAPNAFSTSLTAGTDVRALYEHDHMNLLGRTTSGTLQLAEDATGLRFELTPPDTQLGRDVLALVERGDISGMSFGFRAIKDQWDVGQEPYLRTVLEAELREITVTSLPAYPESGVEIAKRSLNRVKPNNVDLRHYWLQLSEV; from the coding sequence ATGAAAAATGATTTTGAAATCCGCACCGCTTCCCTGTCTGCCAGTGATAAGAAACTGACCGGTTATGTCATTAAGTGGAACAGCCGATCACAAGTTTTGTGGGATGAGTTTGTCGAGCAGTTCGCCCCGAATGCGTTTAGCACCAGCTTAACGGCGGGTACAGATGTCAGGGCGCTTTATGAACATGATCACATGAACCTGTTAGGCCGTACTACGTCTGGTACATTGCAGCTTGCCGAAGATGCCACCGGATTACGCTTTGAGTTAACCCCGCCTGATACCCAATTAGGGCGTGATGTACTGGCACTAGTTGAACGGGGTGATATTTCCGGTATGTCTTTTGGCTTTCGAGCTATCAAAGATCAGTGGGATGTGGGTCAGGAGCCTTATCTGAGAACCGTTTTAGAAGCGGAACTACGGGAAATCACTGTCACCAGTTTACCCGCCTACCCTGAAAGCGGTGTTGAGATTGCCAAGCGTTCGCTGAATAGGGTTAAGCCTAACAATGTTGATTTGCGTCATTACTGGCTGCAACTGTCCGAGGTGTAA
- a CDS encoding phage major capsid protein, whose product MKKLLELRQQKADLTQQMRSLLTKAEDEKRSLNADEAKQFDELRSQSGALNAEIARYEALSDEERNQAKNQPASKTLSNDELRHYIVTGETRTLSTSVPSEGGYTVIPELNKQIMQQLADESVMRRICTIKTTRSNEYKQLVSVGGAAVAHGEEGKARSETATPTMEEVSIKLFPIYAYPKTTQEIIDFSDVDILGWLTSEIADTFVDTEETDLVSGDGSKKAKGFLSYPRDTQADKARAFGTLQKLEVAKLEADSLIDLKFLLRNKYRKNAVWVMNSTTAAKVQKLKNGNGDYIWRERLQAGDPDMLLGLPVHYLEFMPDDAIGLGDFKRGYFIVDHDTGTRTRPDNITEPGYYKVHTDKYLGGGLVDSNAIKVLEIKGTKAG is encoded by the coding sequence ATGAAGAAATTACTCGAATTACGCCAGCAAAAAGCCGATTTAACCCAGCAGATGCGTTCTCTTCTCACCAAAGCCGAAGACGAAAAGCGCTCTCTTAATGCCGATGAAGCTAAACAGTTTGACGAGCTGCGCAGTCAGTCCGGTGCCCTGAATGCAGAAATCGCCCGTTATGAGGCTTTATCGGATGAAGAGCGAAATCAGGCCAAGAACCAGCCCGCCAGTAAAACACTCAGCAATGATGAACTGCGTCACTATATCGTGACCGGAGAAACCCGCACCTTGTCTACGAGCGTACCCTCCGAAGGTGGCTATACCGTTATCCCTGAGCTGAATAAACAGATCATGCAGCAACTGGCTGATGAGTCGGTTATGCGCCGGATTTGTACGATTAAGACCACGCGTAGTAATGAGTATAAACAGCTTGTTTCGGTCGGGGGTGCAGCCGTCGCCCACGGGGAAGAAGGCAAGGCACGCAGTGAGACAGCCACACCGACGATGGAAGAAGTCAGCATCAAGCTGTTTCCGATTTATGCCTACCCTAAGACTACCCAAGAAATCATCGATTTTAGCGATGTCGATATTTTAGGCTGGTTAACCTCAGAAATTGCAGATACGTTTGTTGATACCGAAGAAACCGATCTTGTGAGTGGTGACGGCAGCAAGAAAGCGAAAGGCTTCCTGTCTTATCCTCGTGATACCCAAGCCGATAAAGCCCGTGCGTTCGGTACGTTGCAAAAGCTGGAAGTTGCCAAACTGGAAGCCGATAGCCTGATTGACCTGAAATTCCTGCTCAGGAACAAATACCGTAAAAATGCGGTGTGGGTGATGAACTCCACGACGGCTGCCAAAGTGCAGAAGCTGAAAAACGGCAACGGTGATTACATCTGGCGCGAACGTCTGCAAGCAGGTGATCCTGATATGTTACTGGGCTTGCCTGTCCATTATCTCGAATTTATGCCGGATGATGCTATCGGTCTGGGTGACTTCAAACGCGGTTACTTCATCGTTGACCATGATACCGGCACACGCACCCGTCCTGACAATATCACCGAACCGGGGTACTACAAGGTACACACGGATAAATATTTGGGTGGTGGTCTGGTGGATTCCAACGCAATCAAAGTGCTCGAAATCAAAGGCACGAAAGCGGGTTAA
- a CDS encoding DUF927 domain-containing protein translates to MVSHIDIRSVKAAAQGQWQGLLSACGVDVPAKGKHGACPICGGTDRFHFIDDHGNGDWHCRQCDNPNHGDGFDLLMKVKGITVIEAAKVVSEALLLPLPEPKPARKEALKSEAQPITEKVNKLVAQSTIGQSDYLTQKGLQCPNQKLLKDGSLLLVIQALDGTITGAQVIKPSGEKRFVPGSKKKGSFIPLSPVIGTPDTIIIAEGYATALTVDQLHEGLVLAAIDEGNLPTVAKQIRERWPTVKIILAADNDWHSPEELDDKGKPKKNVGKIAAEKTAKAINGWVALPPTEHKADWDDYRQHHGIEAAKQAFSEGLYQVGENMSVSKSIVINLDEHRTKERDPLKPFIDERKNGIYYVTPKVDKESGEIINHEQWLSDSMKVIGRGRDDIEFYLIIQWEEDGTTYTEAVKTGDVGANEGWRQLKAAGLNIATKPFLRHTLSDWLQRCAKKTDWHITHSTGWQHGAYIFPTGEVIGTPEKSVIFCGRTSSIRGYTVAGTPESWRDSVAKLAKGNPFMMLSIAAALASPVIGLLRDDGFGVHFYDQSTAGKTTAQSVGCSVFGEPSAMRLTWFATTLGLINEAAAHNNNLLPLDEVGQGSSVKDVANASYALFNGKGKLQGARGGGNRDILQFKTIAISTGEVDLDTFVRSEGKRMKAGQLVRLLNIPFSSPTVLHGYQDAREHAKAIEKAIADNHGAIGRVWCEYLTQHQKATRNTIEEAKIRWNGLIPKGAGAQLPRVAERFAILEGALIAATHLTGWTEQESRDAIQHCFNAWVAEFGTANKEHQQIREQTEAFLDRFGLSRYAPEPYTYDHATISNLAGYRKDTSDIPNNAGLIHFYTFPDVFENEVSETFDTKMFARVLAESGMLRKAANGGFKVQGMKHNGSPRKYYVLMYSTDEIEE, encoded by the coding sequence ATGGTAAGTCATATTGATATTCGGTCGGTGAAAGCAGCGGCGCAAGGGCAATGGCAAGGTTTGTTGTCTGCTTGTGGGGTGGATGTTCCAGCAAAGGGTAAGCATGGTGCTTGCCCTATCTGTGGCGGTACTGACCGTTTTCACTTCATAGACGATCACGGTAACGGTGACTGGCATTGTCGCCAGTGTGATAACCCGAATCACGGCGATGGCTTTGATTTACTGATGAAGGTCAAAGGTATCACGGTAATTGAAGCGGCTAAGGTGGTTTCTGAGGCGTTGTTGCTTCCCTTACCAGAACCCAAGCCCGCCAGAAAGGAGGCGCTAAAATCAGAGGCTCAACCCATCACCGAGAAAGTTAACAAGCTGGTGGCTCAATCCACTATCGGACAATCCGACTACCTGACTCAAAAGGGGCTGCAATGTCCCAATCAGAAGCTACTGAAAGACGGTTCGTTGTTGCTGGTCATTCAGGCACTGGACGGCACAATCACCGGTGCGCAGGTCATTAAGCCGAGTGGTGAAAAGCGCTTTGTCCCCGGCTCGAAGAAAAAGGGGAGCTTTATCCCCTTATCGCCCGTAATTGGAACGCCGGACACGATCATTATTGCTGAGGGCTATGCAACGGCCTTAACGGTCGACCAATTGCATGAGGGCTTGGTGCTGGCTGCTATTGATGAAGGAAATTTACCGACTGTGGCTAAACAGATCAGAGAGCGGTGGCCAACAGTAAAAATCATTCTGGCGGCTGACAATGATTGGCACTCACCGGAAGAACTGGACGACAAAGGTAAGCCCAAGAAGAACGTCGGCAAGATTGCAGCCGAGAAGACCGCTAAGGCTATTAATGGGTGGGTAGCGTTACCGCCAACAGAGCACAAGGCTGATTGGGACGATTATCGCCAGCATCACGGTATCGAGGCAGCAAAACAGGCATTCAGTGAAGGGTTGTATCAGGTGGGGGAGAATATGTCAGTATCAAAATCAATCGTCATTAATCTGGACGAACACCGGACAAAAGAGCGTGATCCGTTAAAGCCCTTTATTGATGAGCGTAAAAACGGAATTTATTACGTTACGCCAAAGGTGGACAAAGAGAGCGGCGAAATTATCAACCATGAGCAATGGCTCAGTGACTCAATGAAGGTGATCGGGCGCGGTCGTGATGATATTGAATTTTATCTGATTATCCAGTGGGAAGAAGACGGGACAACTTACACTGAGGCAGTGAAAACAGGTGATGTTGGCGCAAATGAAGGCTGGCGACAGCTCAAAGCCGCAGGATTGAATATTGCCACTAAACCTTTTTTACGTCACACGCTATCGGATTGGTTACAACGCTGTGCTAAAAAAACCGACTGGCACATTACCCACTCAACAGGCTGGCAGCATGGGGCTTACATCTTCCCAACGGGCGAGGTGATTGGCACTCCAGAGAAGTCCGTTATCTTTTGTGGCAGAACATCATCAATACGCGGGTATACCGTGGCAGGAACGCCTGAAAGCTGGCGTGACTCAGTAGCCAAATTAGCCAAAGGCAATCCCTTTATGATGCTGTCCATTGCGGCTGCGTTAGCTTCCCCGGTTATCGGTTTATTGCGTGATGATGGCTTTGGGGTTCACTTTTATGACCAGAGCACCGCAGGGAAAACCACCGCGCAAAGCGTCGGCTGTAGTGTCTTTGGTGAGCCGTCTGCCATGCGTTTAACGTGGTTTGCAACTACATTGGGATTGATTAATGAAGCCGCCGCCCATAATAACAACCTGTTACCTCTTGATGAAGTCGGGCAGGGATCATCGGTTAAAGATGTGGCTAATGCGTCTTATGCGCTGTTTAACGGCAAAGGCAAGTTACAAGGGGCAAGAGGTGGCGGCAACCGTGACATTCTCCAGTTTAAAACGATAGCTATCAGTACTGGCGAGGTCGATCTTGATACGTTTGTCAGAAGTGAGGGCAAGCGCATGAAAGCAGGCCAGCTTGTCCGGTTGCTGAATATTCCGTTCAGTAGCCCGACTGTTTTACATGGTTATCAGGATGCCAGAGAACACGCTAAGGCAATCGAAAAAGCCATTGCTGACAATCATGGGGCTATTGGGCGGGTATGGTGTGAATATCTGACTCAGCATCAAAAAGCAACGAGAAACACCATTGAAGAAGCCAAAATCCGCTGGAATGGGTTGATCCCCAAAGGCGCTGGGGCACAACTTCCCCGCGTGGCAGAACGGTTCGCCATCTTAGAGGGGGCACTTATTGCAGCGACGCATCTCACCGGATGGACAGAACAGGAAAGCAGAGACGCAATTCAACACTGCTTTAATGCGTGGGTGGCTGAATTTGGTACTGCCAATAAAGAACACCAACAGATACGGGAACAAACCGAGGCATTTTTAGACCGTTTTGGATTGAGTCGGTATGCACCAGAACCGTACACCTATGATCATGCCACTATTTCTAACCTTGCAGGCTACCGAAAAGATACCAGCGATATCCCCAATAATGCCGGCCTTATCCATTTCTACACATTCCCAGATGTGTTCGAGAATGAGGTATCAGAAACGTTCGATACGAAGATGTTTGCGCGGGTTCTCGCTGAATCAGGGATGCTAAGAAAGGCCGCAAATGGTGGCTTTAAGGTGCAAGGCATGAAGCACAACGGCTCACCCCGTAAGTATTATGTGCTGATGTATTCCACTGATGAAATAGAAGAATAA
- a CDS encoding Rha family transcriptional regulator, with protein MTSKNMALNGQGLAHTENSQELILVQHRTESRIDSRLFAKRIGIQHKSLYELIRKNTKNLRQFGILPFQTERLNTEQLGERKHKYALLNEDQFDFMCRLIRGRDHDLMVQFKLDVTKAFAKKRAAEPIRREYLPNYHESRDALRDLGAERHHYINLARTENRFAGLLDGERQNADEQQLGLLVCIQKIEQAAFQDARNAGQSPTQALREVSRRIELFATLMNPTGRIGG; from the coding sequence ATGACATCTAAAAATATGGCCTTAAATGGTCAGGGACTTGCTCACACTGAAAACAGCCAAGAGCTTATTTTGGTTCAGCATAGAACTGAATCGAGAATTGATTCACGCCTGTTTGCTAAGCGCATCGGAATTCAGCATAAGAGCCTTTATGAATTAATTAGGAAGAACACTAAGAATTTAAGGCAGTTTGGAATCCTTCCGTTTCAAACGGAGCGATTAAATACTGAGCAACTTGGTGAACGTAAGCATAAATACGCCTTGCTCAATGAAGACCAGTTCGACTTTATGTGCCGACTTATTAGAGGGCGTGATCATGATCTGATGGTTCAGTTTAAGCTGGATGTAACAAAAGCCTTTGCTAAGAAGCGAGCTGCTGAACCTATACGTCGTGAATATCTGCCTAACTATCATGAATCCCGTGATGCTTTACGTGATCTGGGCGCAGAACGTCACCATTACATCAACCTTGCTCGTACTGAGAATCGCTTTGCGGGTTTACTGGATGGTGAACGCCAGAACGCAGATGAGCAACAGTTAGGATTACTTGTCTGTATTCAGAAGATTGAACAGGCTGCTTTTCAAGATGCAAGGAATGCAGGGCAATCACCAACACAAGCACTGAGGGAAGTAAGCCGCCGTATTGAGCTGTTCGCAACACTAATGAACCCTACAGGGCGCATTGGAGGCTAA
- a CDS encoding helix-turn-helix transcriptional regulator: MAMKFTSPTPQERQSILNEYGEKYDRRIREKECEHLSSLSRSRRWVLEEEGKFPKRVPLGRNSVSWLLSDVLWWVRNPPTVENVNNPYSRKSN; the protein is encoded by the coding sequence ATGGCAATGAAGTTTACATCACCGACACCACAAGAACGACAATCAATTTTAAATGAGTATGGCGAGAAATATGATCGTCGAATCAGGGAAAAAGAATGTGAGCATCTTTCCAGTTTATCGCGTTCTCGTCGTTGGGTATTAGAGGAAGAAGGTAAATTTCCTAAACGCGTTCCATTGGGGCGTAATTCCGTCTCATGGTTATTAAGTGATGTTTTGTGGTGGGTACGTAATCCTCCAACAGTAGAGAACGTAAATAACCCCTATAGCCGAAAATCAAATTAA